The region ACAAACCAGTAGATACTTCATAAACCCTTTGTAGATACAAAAAGTGTGGTTGTCAAGAATTGAAACCGATCAGCGGTTAGAAAGAGTTTTATCTATTGCATCAGCAAGCGGTTTCGTTTTGTCCCAACCGCTATCCTTGAACTGAATGTAACCCGACCGATCAATTAGGTAGTATGCCGGAAACCCGATATTGACGCGGCCTTCCCTGTCGCGGTCGGCGTATTTGAGCAAAAGGCCAAAGCTGTCGGGAAGTATCTGAAAATCAAACCGGTTGCGTCTCAGAAAATTTTCAGCGATACTTTCGCTTTCCATCGTAGCCGCCAGAAACACTATGTTCTTCTTACGGTATCCGGCGGCAATTTCATTCAATTGCGGGATCTCGGCCTGACATATAGAGCAGCGAGACGACCAGAATACGAGCAGAACGACCTTACCTTTTAGGGAAGCGAGTTCCACAGTCTTGCCGTCCATTGTAACTGCCGTGAAATTTTCCGCTTTTCTTCCCACCTGCGCCGAAACAGCGACAGAAAAAGAAAGGGCAAATATCGATAGTACAAATATGCGGATAATTTTCATCGGTGATAAAGAGGAGAGGAGAAATGCGGGTTGCGGTCTATTTAAAACACATTACCAATCGGGAACGGTTTCCAACAAACCTGCCAGCCTTAATTGTCAATTGAATGACTAACATTGTCAACAGTTCGTAAACCCTGAGGCTTCAGCCCTTTATGATAAAATCGCCGCAATGCTTTTGGAATCCATCGAAGCCAAGAACTTCCGCAATTTAGAGGGTTCGATCACGTTTGGCGATAGCCTTAATATCCTGAGCGGTGAAAACGGCATGGGCAAGACTAACTGGCTCGAAGCAATCGCTGTGCTTGCCTCTACGCGGTCGTTTAGGACCACTAGGCTTCAGGAAGCCGTAAGTTTTGGAGCCCAAACGGCCATGATCGGCGGTAGTGTGCGCGAGTCGCCTGAAATTGTACGCGATCTGCGTATCGTTATCACGGGAAATACAA is a window of Chloracidobacterium sp. DNA encoding:
- a CDS encoding TlpA family protein disulfide reductase, producing the protein MKIIRIFVLSIFALSFSVAVSAQVGRKAENFTAVTMDGKTVELASLKGKVVLLVFWSSRCSICQAEIPQLNEIAAGYRKKNIVFLAATMESESIAENFLRRNRFDFQILPDSFGLLLKYADRDREGRVNIGFPAYYLIDRSGYIQFKDSGWDKTKPLADAIDKTLSNR